Genomic segment of Sphingomicrobium marinum:
GCAGGGCTGGCCGCTCGAGGACGCATGGGGCGGGGGCTTTTTGTATCACCAGGATAATGGCCAGGTCGCGCTGGGGTTCGTCGTCGCGCTCGACTATGACAACCCGTATTTGCGTCCCTTCGAGGAAATGCAGCGCTGGAAGACTCATCCGGATATTCGCGCCGAGATCGAAGGCGGCAAGCGCGTGTCCTACGGTGCGCGTGCCATCAACGAAGGCGGCTACCAGGCCATCCCGCAGCTGGCTTTCCCGGGCGGCGCGCTGATCGGCTGTTCGGCAGGGTTCGTCAACGTACCCCGCATCAAGGGCACGCATACCGCGATGAAGACCGGCATGATGGCTGCAGAACATGCTGCCGAAGCACTCGCCAGCCAGCGCAAGAACGACACGCTCGAGGGCTACGAGCCCGCGGTGCGCGCAAGCTGGGTCGGCAAGGAGCTGAAGAAGGTCCGCAACGTCCAACCGATGGTGGCGAAGTTTGGCGGCCAGTTTGGCAGCTTCCTCGCGGGCATTGAAATGTGGCTCAACCATCTTGGCATCGGCACGCCGTGGACGATGAAGCACACCGCCGATCACAAGCATATGCGCCATAAGGATCATGTCGCGCCGATCCACTATCCCAAACCCGATGGCGTGCTGACCTTCGACAAATTGTCCTCGGTCTACATCTCGAATACCAATCACGAGGAAGACCAGATGGTTCACCTCCAGCTCAAGGACCCGAGCGTCGCGATCGAGGTGAATTACAAATGCTATGACAGTCCCGAGCAGCGCTACTGCCCGGCAGGCGTCTACGAAATCGTGGGCGAGGAAGAGGGCAATCCGAGGCTTCAGATCAACGCGCAGAATTGCGTGCATTGCAAAACCTGCGACATCAAGGACATGACGCAGAACATCAACTGGGTGGTTCCGGAGGGCGGCGGTGGCCCAAATTATCCGAACATGTAACGCCGGTCTGGCCGCGCTCCTGGCGCTGGCCGTTGCCGCGGCTCCTGCTACAGCGCAGCAGCGCAATGACCGGCTCGGTCTATACCTGTCTGCACGCGGCGCGGAAGCGATCGGCGATGAAGATCGCGCCGCCATGCTGTACGGTCGCCTGCTGGAACGCGACCCGGCCAACCCTGTTATCGTGGCCGAAGCGATGGGCAGCGCGATCACCACCGGGCGCTTCGATCTTGCGCGCGCGGTCGCCAAAAACGCCGATGTCCGCCAATTCGACCTGCAGGGTCGGCTGTTCCTGATCGCCGATGCGCTCGCCCGCGAAGATGATGCCGCGGCACTTTCCGTTCTCAGCGACGACGCCGCCCAGGCCAATGTCGATTTCGTCGCACCATTCGTGCGGGGCTGGATCGATGTCGCAAGCCGCCGTCCGGCGACGCGCGAGCGTGGCATCCGCACCGTGACCGGCATTGGGGAGGACGCGCCAATGGCCGCGTTCGTCGCCGAACAGGCCGCCTACATGCACCTTGCCAACAAGGATCCAGCGGCGGCGGCGCCATTCATCGAGCGCGCCTTACCTCTTTCCGC
This window contains:
- a CDS encoding electron transfer flavoprotein-ubiquinone oxidoreductase, with the translated sequence MSDRESMEYDVVIVGAGPAGLSAAIRLKQLAEEKGQDIEVAVLEKGSEVGAHILSGAVIDPKSLDELLPDWREDDSCPLKIEVSENHHWVLTDSGHVSVPHLLTPSFMHNKGCFTGSLGNLTRWLAEKAEGLGVEIFPGFAAAEILYNEDGSMKGVATGDVGIGRNGEHRPDYERGMELHAKYTLMGEGARGHLTKQLTDKFGLREESGPQVYGIGIKELWDIPAEKHKPGRVIHTQGWPLEDAWGGGFLYHQDNGQVALGFVVALDYDNPYLRPFEEMQRWKTHPDIRAEIEGGKRVSYGARAINEGGYQAIPQLAFPGGALIGCSAGFVNVPRIKGTHTAMKTGMMAAEHAAEALASQRKNDTLEGYEPAVRASWVGKELKKVRNVQPMVAKFGGQFGSFLAGIEMWLNHLGIGTPWTMKHTADHKHMRHKDHVAPIHYPKPDGVLTFDKLSSVYISNTNHEEDQMVHLQLKDPSVAIEVNYKCYDSPEQRYCPAGVYEIVGEEEGNPRLQINAQNCVHCKTCDIKDMTQNINWVVPEGGGGPNYPNM